Genomic window (Acidobacteriota bacterium):
CGGGACATGCTGGCCCCACTTGCCGCAGAATCCGATGGCGTCCAGTCGCAGGGGGCCGAAGGCCTCGCGGATCGACTCCAGTGCGCCGAACATCGAACCGGAGAAGATCGCCGGCTTGTGGAGCGTGACGCCGTCCGGTGAGAGCGAATAGATGGCCCGGCAGTTGAACACGAACTCGCCGACCGACGTGTTGACCTGTCCCCCGGTGTAGCCAGAGAGATAACAGACCCGTGGATGGCGACGGAACACGCCGGCGTCCGCAAGCAGGTCGCGAACCTCTTCCGGACCGTAGTCTTCGAATCGACCGGGGGCGGGGAGGGGTGTCGCACACTCGATGCGAATGTTGGTCATTCGAGGGAGCGGCGCCGAGCCGTACGACTGCGCGCGGGCCGCACCGGTCAGGCGAACACCGCCGTTCCGGTACGACCAGAGATCGGACAGGCCATCGCGAAGGTGGCCGTCCTCGACCAGCACGGCTCGCTCGCGTGGCAGTCCATTGGCGCTGTAGGGCTGCCAGGCGTGGTCGTTCGGTTGGGGTTCGTCGATGATCGAAACATGGGACGGGCCCACCCGGTGGCCGGTCCGAAATCGACCGTCCTCGGCAAGCACCGACGCGCGGAAGCCGTCGGACTCGGACGCATGCCCGAACGCCTCGTGGGCCAGCCCCTTGGCGAGTGCGTAGTCGATGACGAGTGGGAAGCTGCCGCCCGGATGATGAGGTGCGTCGGCCAGTCGTGTCGCGAGTCCGGCGGCAGCGCGGCCTCGTGTCATGAACCTTTCAACGACCTCGTCGTCGTCGATCAACCGGGGATCGCTCGAGAAGACGTTGGTGGAGACACCGTGCCGCCCGTCGGTGCCGTGATTCGTGGCTCGTAGCGAGAGCAGGCAGCGGGGCATGCCGAACAGGACGTCGGTGGTGTCGCTACGACGGATTCTCCAGGCATCCATCTCGGCTCTGTAGCCCAGTTGGAGGGAGGCATCCGCCGTGGACCGTTGGAGTTCGGTCTCGATTTCCAGGAGCCGCTTGCCGACGCGGGTCTGGTCGATGGCGTCGAAGGCGTCGTCGTCCACCGGGACCTCGCGGCCCTGATGGACGGCAAGTGTCGAGAGCGCGGCCGGCGTCAACCCGAGCCGCTCGCCGTGGCGTGTCGCCTCGA
Coding sequences:
- a CDS encoding TldD/PmbA family protein, which codes for MIDDLERLDDLSSRLCATARERGVFLIWRAQSLSSRHVSVRQGRVENTHRSISAGHGMHVIDDHGYPALASVDGFDPEDSESLLDRTIEATRHGERLGLTPAALSTLAVHQGREVPVDDDAFDAIDQTRVGKRLLEIETELQRSTADASLQLGYRAEMDAWRIRRSDTTDVLFGMPRCLLSLRATNHGTDGRHGVSTNVFSSDPRLIDDDEVVERFMTRGRAAAGLATRLADAPHHPGGSFPLVIDYALAKGLAHEAFGHASESDGFRASVLAEDGRFRTGHRVGPSHVSIIDEPQPNDHAWQPYSANGLPRERAVLVEDGHLRDGLSDLWSYRNGGVRLTGAARAQSYGSAPLPRMTNIRIECATPLPAPGRFEDYGPEEVRDLLADAGVFRRHPRVCYLSGYTGGQVNTSVGEFVFNCRAIYSLSPDGVTLHKPAIFSGSMFGALESIREAFGPLRLDAIGFCGKWGQHVPSSGGSHYFLVLDPHPDVHIGGS